Below is a window of Rhodopseudomonas sp. P2A-2r DNA.
CGCGACAAAGCATCTCGCTGTTCGGCAGCTTCTTTCTCAGCAACCGCGGATTCGTGATCCCGAAGCCGGTTGGCGCCGCCGGCTTCGATGCGTTCGCCATAGCCCTCGTCATTGCGATCATTGGTGCGCTGGTGCTGCGCCGCGTCGCGCTCAAGCTCCTGTTCGACACCGGGCGGCTGATCCGGATCTGGCCCTACGTTGTCGGCCTGCTGGTCGGATTGCCTGTCATCGCAGTGCTCATTTTCGGCAAGCCTCTGACTTTTGAAATCCCCGAGCTGAAGGGTTTCAATTTCTCCGGCGGCTCCCGCGTCATCCCGGAATTCGTCGCGCTGGTGCTGGCGCTGTCGACCTATACGGCGGCCTTCATCGCCGAGATCGTGCGCGCCGGCGTGCAGTCGGTTCACAAGGGACAGATGGAGGCGGGGGCTTCGCTGGGGCTGAGCCGTGGCAATACCTTGCGGCTGATCGTGGTGCCGCAGGCCTTGCGCGTCATCCTGCCGCCGCTCACCAACCAGTATCTCAACCTCACCAAGAACTCGTCGCTGGCCGTGGCGATCGGCTATCCCGATCTGTTCTCGGTGTTCGCCGGCACCACGCTGAGCCAGACCGGACAGGCGATCGAGATCATCGCCATTACCATGGGCGTCTACCTGCTGATCTCGCTGGTCACATCGGCCATCATGAGCCTCTACGGCTGGCGCATCGGGCGGAGCATGGGCGCATGAGCGAGCCCGATCGCGCCTTCATCTCCCGCGAGCTCATTCCGGAGCGCGCCGCACCGATCAAAACAACAGGCTTCGTCGGTTTCGTCCGAACGCGACTGATGAATTCGCCGACCAACATCCTGCTGACCGCAGCCAGCCTGCTGCTGCTGTGGTTCACGGTCATTCCGGCCGTCAGGTTCCTGATCGTCGATGCGGTGTGGCAGGGGACGGACCGCAACGCCTGTCTGGCCGAAAACGCCGGCCATCCGGTCGGCGCATGCTGGCCGTTCGTGCAAGCCAAATTCACGCAGTTTATCTACGGCTTTTATCCGCAGGCGGAACGCTGGCGGGTCAATCTGACCTTCGCGCTGGCGGCGCTGCTGCTGCTGCCGCTGCTGATCCCGCGCCTGCCGGCCAAGGGCCTCAATTCCGTCCTGTTGTTCGCTGCGTTTCCTGTCGTTGCCTTCTTCCTGCTGCATGGCGGCGGCTTGCGCGGCTTCGGCCTCAGCTGGGCCGAGGGCGCGCTGGCCGGCCTTGCCAACAACCTGGTGGATGGCGGCCGCAGCCTGGCGGCAGCGACGAATCTGCCGGTGCTCTCGCAGATACTCGCCGCACTCGGCAGCCTGATCGAACTGATCGGCTACGTCGTGGCCATCGTGCTGTGGCCGCTGACGTGGCTGAGAAATCTGATACAGACGTCCGGACAGCCGGTATGGGCCGACTTCGCGGCGACGGCGCTGATCGTCTCCGGGGCGTTGTTCCTGCTCGGCGGCGGCCTGCGCAGCGGCCGGCGCATCCTGATCGTCAGCCTGGCCAGCTTCGCCGGGATCGGCGCGGTCATCGCAGTGATGGGCCTTGATCGTGGCGGACTGCCCGTCGTCGACACGCGACTGTGGGGAGGGCTTCTGGTTACCTTGGTGGTATCCGTCACCGGTATCGTCGCCTCGATGCCCGTCGGCATTGCGCTGGCATTGGGGCGGCGCTCGAGCATCCCGCTGATCCGGCTGTTTTGCATCGCCTTCATCGAGTTCTGGCGCGGTGTGCCACTGATCACCGTGCTGTTCTTCGCCACCTATATGCTGCCGCTGTTCCTGCCGGGCAATTTCACGGTGGATGGGCTGGTGCGCGTGCTGATCGGCATCGCGCTGTTCGCCGGCGCCTATAATGCCGAGGTCATCCGCGGCGGTCTGCAGGCGATCCCGCGCGGCCAATCGGAAGCCGCCAGCGCGCTCGGCCTCTCCTGGTGGAAGACCACGGCGCTGGTGGTGATGCCGCAAGCGCTGCGACACGTCATCCCCGGCCTGGTCAACAGCTTCATCGCATTGTTCAAGGACACGTCGCTGGTCTCGATCGTCGCGCTGTTCGATCTGTTGGGATCGCTGCGCGCGTCGTTCGCCGACCCGGTCTGGTCGACGCCGTCGACGCTGTTCACAGGCTTTGCCTTTGCGGGCATCCTGTATTTCGTGTTCTGCTTTGCAATGTCGCGCTATTCCCTGTTCGTCGAGCATCGCCTCAATGCTCACCGGCGCAGCTGAGATCAACGACTATGACAACGCAACCGATCGTCACCATCGCCGGCCTCAACAAATGGTTCGGGGATTTTCATGTGCTGCGCGACATCTCGATGGGTGTCGGGCGCGGCGAACGCATCGTGGTCTGCGGCCCGTCGGGCTCCGGCAAGTCCACGCTGATCCGCTGCATCAACGCGCTGGAGGAGTTCCAGGAGGGCCGCATCAATGTCGACGGCATCGAGCTTGGGCCAAACCTGCGCCGGGTCGACGACGTCCGCCGCGAGGTCGGCATGGTGTTCCAGAGCTTCAACCTGTTCCCGCACCTCACCGTGCTGGAGAACTGCACGCTGGCGCCGATCTGGGTGCGCAACATGCCGAAGAAGGACGCGGAGGCGGCGGCCATGAAATATCTCGAACGTGTGCGGATTCCCGACAAGGCCAACAGGTATCCCGGTCAGATCTCCGGCGGCCAGCAGCAGCGCGTCGCGATCGCGCGCGCGCTGACCATGAATCCCAAGGTGATGCTGTTCGATGAGCCTACCTCGGCGCTCGATCCGGAGATGGTCAAGGAAGTGCTCGACACCATGGTCGATCTCGCCAATGAGGGCATGACCATGCTGGTGGTGACCCACGAGATGGGCTTCGCCCGGGAAGTCGCCAACCGCGTCATCTTCATGGACGCCGGCCAGATCATCGAGGCCAACACGCCGGCGGAGTTCTTCGCCCATCCGCAGCACGCGCGGACCAAGTTGTTTCTCGGGCAGATTTTGCGCTGACGCTCGTCGTGCGCTTTGCGCCGGCACGAGCTTTGTCGCCGTCATCCTGAGGTGCTCGCCCGACAGGGCGAGCCTCGAAGGATGCGGCCGCGAACGCCCGCGCGTGCGGCCACCCGTCGAGGCCGTCGCTGCGCGACGGCGCCTCAGGATGACGACAGAGTCTGCTGAGAGTTAAGTTATCACACCTTCTCGAACGGCACGCTGATGCTGCTCTTCTGCTCCAGCCATTCCGGCACCGGCAGGTTCTTCGAACGCATGAAGGCTGGATTGAACAGTTTCGATTGGTAGCGGCTGCCGTTGTCGCACAGGATGGTCACGATGGTATGGCCGGGGCCCATGTCCTTGGCGAGCCGGATCGCGCCGGCGATGTTGATGCCACTGGAACCGCCGAGGCAGATGCCTTCGTGTTCGAGCAGATCGAAGACGATCCGCACGGCTTCGTCGTCCTGGATCTGGTAGGCGTCGTCGACCACAGCGCCTTCGAGGTTGGCGGTGACGCGGCCCTGGCCGATGCCCTCGGTGATCGATGAGCCCTCGGATTTCAGCGCGCCGTGCTTGTAGTACTCGTACAGCGCCGAACCCATCGGATCGGCGAGCACGATCCGGATCTTGTCGTTGAATTTCTTCAGGCCGAGCGAGACGCCGGCGAGTGTGCCGCCGGAGCCGACCG
It encodes the following:
- a CDS encoding amino acid ABC transporter permease; the protein is MAIEPREPPSQWAARMRRALGGQAGWGGFALQIVFVALLAWIGYEIIDNARSNLQNQRIASGFGFLVNTAGFGVSQSLIPYTEADTYTRVFFVGLVNTLVVSIIGIFFATIIGFVVGLGRLSPNWLLSRIAGGYVELVRNLPLLFQILFWYLAVLGTLPNPRQSISLFGSFFLSNRGFVIPKPVGAAGFDAFAIALVIAIIGALVLRRVALKLLFDTGRLIRIWPYVVGLLVGLPVIAVLIFGKPLTFEIPELKGFNFSGGSRVIPEFVALVLALSTYTAAFIAEIVRAGVQSVHKGQMEAGASLGLSRGNTLRLIVVPQALRVILPPLTNQYLNLTKNSSLAVAIGYPDLFSVFAGTTLSQTGQAIEIIAITMGVYLLISLVTSAIMSLYGWRIGRSMGA
- a CDS encoding amino acid ABC transporter permease, with the protein product MSEPDRAFISRELIPERAAPIKTTGFVGFVRTRLMNSPTNILLTAASLLLLWFTVIPAVRFLIVDAVWQGTDRNACLAENAGHPVGACWPFVQAKFTQFIYGFYPQAERWRVNLTFALAALLLLPLLIPRLPAKGLNSVLLFAAFPVVAFFLLHGGGLRGFGLSWAEGALAGLANNLVDGGRSLAAATNLPVLSQILAALGSLIELIGYVVAIVLWPLTWLRNLIQTSGQPVWADFAATALIVSGALFLLGGGLRSGRRILIVSLASFAGIGAVIAVMGLDRGGLPVVDTRLWGGLLVTLVVSVTGIVASMPVGIALALGRRSSIPLIRLFCIAFIEFWRGVPLITVLFFATYMLPLFLPGNFTVDGLVRVLIGIALFAGAYNAEVIRGGLQAIPRGQSEAASALGLSWWKTTALVVMPQALRHVIPGLVNSFIALFKDTSLVSIVALFDLLGSLRASFADPVWSTPSTLFTGFAFAGILYFVFCFAMSRYSLFVEHRLNAHRRS
- a CDS encoding amino acid ABC transporter ATP-binding protein; amino-acid sequence: MTTQPIVTIAGLNKWFGDFHVLRDISMGVGRGERIVVCGPSGSGKSTLIRCINALEEFQEGRINVDGIELGPNLRRVDDVRREVGMVFQSFNLFPHLTVLENCTLAPIWVRNMPKKDAEAAAMKYLERVRIPDKANRYPGQISGGQQQRVAIARALTMNPKVMLFDEPTSALDPEMVKEVLDTMVDLANEGMTMLVVTHEMGFAREVANRVIFMDAGQIIEANTPAEFFAHPQHARTKLFLGQILR